Proteins from one Mucilaginibacter jinjuensis genomic window:
- a CDS encoding 7-carboxy-7-deazaguanine synthase QueE has product MTAQVPEDGTLLPLMEEFYTIQGEGYNTGKAAYFIRLGGCDVGCHWCDVKESWDASIHPLTAADTIVNNALQFPAKTVVVTGGEPLIYNLDYLTAQMKEKGVTTFIETSGAYPLSGHWDWICLSPKKFKAPQPAIAKQAHELKVIVFNKSDFDWAEQYAELVSPGCKLYLQPEWSKAKEVTPLIIDYVMANPKWEISLQTHKYLNIP; this is encoded by the coding sequence ATGACAGCACAAGTTCCGGAAGATGGCACACTGCTCCCTTTGATGGAGGAGTTTTATACGATACAGGGCGAAGGGTATAATACCGGCAAAGCCGCATACTTTATTCGCCTTGGTGGCTGCGATGTTGGCTGCCATTGGTGCGATGTTAAGGAGAGCTGGGATGCGAGTATCCATCCACTTACCGCAGCAGATACCATCGTTAATAACGCCCTGCAATTCCCGGCTAAAACCGTAGTAGTTACCGGTGGCGAACCGCTGATCTATAACCTTGACTATCTAACCGCGCAGATGAAGGAAAAAGGTGTAACTACCTTTATCGAAACATCTGGCGCTTATCCCCTTTCCGGCCATTGGGACTGGATTTGTTTGTCGCCCAAAAAATTCAAAGCCCCGCAACCTGCTATTGCCAAACAGGCGCACGAGTTGAAGGTAATTGTGTTTAACAAGTCAGATTTTGACTGGGCCGAACAATATGCAGAGCTGGTTTCTCCTGGCTGTAAACTTTATTTACAACCCGAATGGTCTAAGGCTAAAGAGGTTACCCCGCTTATTATTGATTATGTAATGGCGAACCCGAAATGGGAAATTTCTTTACAAACTCATAAATATTTGAATATCCCATAA